The following are from one region of the Candidatus Krumholzibacteriia bacterium genome:
- a CDS encoding beta-propeller fold lactonase family protein, with protein MKNTLIRSMLVLFLLAAASMNVQGFIPDDADGDGVPDSVDACKGEDASGFDRDGDGCIDAFIGARHVEYWGTADTLITYLINDTGAPGISDGSDFAAIQSAFDTWAAISGTELNVAYGGTTTQTNSNGLDGVNMVTFVDGAYPFSSLVLAVGLSTSFESDTLIAGRVYRKGEIFDADMVFNPSKTYKVGGSGPGSDIQGIAVHEVGHMLGISHTVKRSATMHYVLPGGLAARSLDTDDELVYFKAYGDSLTLAESNRISGIVTNGSTSLPVGGAIVFLIDAATSDTTGCEFTLGDGSFTFPGIADGDYYVSIHPLNGTAPINYIEAGNINTLVEDIVDDNFNPEWYDAAESNSDDPNDRVAITVGISSPATDIAIVTNIDATGPAVLSTAPGAGASGVAIDGAYVVEFSEPVAIGTIVPSFSFRDDATMTARAGNIAVIRDDSVLVFTPSPALEYSTAYTLTIDTDLTDKFGNHLESDFTLSITTEPEPPLALTSLAPTKGVIGTTLVINGRGFKRVPADPTVTVGGAAATIKSVKPNQVVVTVPAGAATGPVLVVNADLTTSNPLTFTVLTANEVARGYESGQVLFSHAPTSVALTPGGEYAYVGTSLGAEAVIVSPSVSGYLTSTFIPYPSGLDDIAVNAEGTRAYAISKASGELVEIMADPSTGPVFNTVLASHALGAGPRGLVAEPSGDRAYVATDESEIQVWDTRLGSPTYQQQVGVLPAPGGASVGGAMAVTPAGDRLLAATDAGDLLFFDLDGDSLLTQIPVGADPRGISVDPQGERAYVSHLGGDISIVNIQGTPFQVQDVATGGSLRGLAITPAAQYLYVTDRELDNVKIVDLVESSSTFRTVVEDIETPINPVDIAISPEGLYAFSALQGGGALSPRLLVTTIGVGPVLQSVYPTAAPAGGQVVFSGLEFGDPQDFDEASVSFNGTIVAAEHHEFDKIIARVPVGASSGPVQVIVRLSGTTVDQTSNSRSFQVLLANAGSGTPRFAGAMAGPPPGTNDALAMSPNGEYLLVGSDDGSISQYDVRPGSPSYNQEINRYRPLGDAVDDMAITADGKTTFALTQNDGPLGRFVPIIDTDPSSPGWGKLRGYVGSPGIFAFSYISHVETSPDNRWVLVADGGRDQVYILDAAGVSDGAGVTVVDSISTAPGLIFDLEFHPSGLVAYIALRNPNNIFVVDMDKQSQTFGVVASLISVPGTPPQETPFCIDLTPDGNRLQILTYQLDGAPVTRSIFDYTVTNNGLTNTLQSQFVLETGAGGPGGAYQERMRISPQGNRAIRVSKGLAALQYYDPATADVYTSHGGVFETLTPNEFEYTPDGTRLYYASTFHDSVRVYDFYGGFTSVYYLAVASGNSQTGVINRVLPAPIRATTYGEGPSLPGLTITFRAGPGNGLFVTPDGLVDEINVATDAAGLAEVQWQLGPNVGTQTIQVIAEGIDQSPRTVSATATVDPATLPLALAEVLPLNLSSNVSTTTAVLATFSRAVDPATIGASSLFVRLAADATLIPVTYGFTDGNRKVSLTPGAPLGYSTQYEVVYTSDIEDSATDPLTNPGQSAFTTRARPPVALASVSPPSALRGVTLVLSGTSFDPVPANNTVLFNGVAATPTSATTSRLTVVVPLAATTGTIQVQVGAETSNSKPFTVLQPNTSPIDEVIANIGTGAGAKSCAVTPDGLLVYTVSPEGDVVIPVDVNGLSTYPSIPVGDQPIAIIIHPEGTFAYVANFNSGTVSVIGVDPSNVSTFNTVVATIAVGTNPIDLAIFPDGDRLLVANAGSSSVSVIDTDDSSSLHHQVLSTVPAGAGAKSLAVSPDGARIYVGNDTGFVVLDASGYTVLTSVPAGAGAKSMAVSPDGALLFILTDSGSILVVDVFPGSTSENEVLATVPAGTGGKSLAISADGTLLYVIQENSDEVLVFTIESVGGVSAIEPGSAAPGFSVTLSLVDTIDTGSGPADIAVDPTGSGLLFITNPGAKTLSIVNGSDVPLGQVAAEVHVDNLAEDVAADGFYVTGRVELPAPFLAQNIDLASVRLATTVPYVPGSESIVDEDNDGIDELRVKFLRHQYQAAVPQSYHTAVEISGEVPPRTFAGDDTIRTIRPVILRPEAGDFLPSNDWRLIVWASPLETILHRADVHVSVDDGQTWKEVAHQIPNIGLALWKTPADYHEKCWILVSLYKHHHWPHAPGDRFVNGDDGDGHDHFCGDEELYVQGINDAPFTVGSTVPTRLKTFDITMEDGAAVLRWETGVEIGMDGFAVVRSESELGVYREMTTETIRASGQATGGRYEFRDESVTANRTYWYKLQEITPDGMGAEFGPYSVVYKLSYGLEQNMPNPFNPTTTIKYALAQDGPVSLTIYDVRGARVRELVNERQRADVYKVVWDGTNDRGQHVSSGMYFYRLSAGKFTQTRKMLLLK; from the coding sequence ATGAAAAACACGCTGATCCGATCGATGCTTGTGCTGTTTCTGCTGGCCGCGGCCTCGATGAACGTGCAGGGGTTCATCCCCGACGACGCGGACGGTGACGGGGTTCCGGACTCGGTGGATGCGTGCAAGGGTGAGGACGCATCCGGCTTCGATCGCGACGGCGACGGGTGCATCGATGCGTTCATCGGCGCCCGCCACGTCGAGTACTGGGGAACCGCCGACACGCTGATCACCTACCTGATCAACGACACCGGTGCCCCCGGTATCTCGGATGGCTCCGATTTCGCGGCAATTCAAAGTGCGTTCGACACGTGGGCGGCCATCTCCGGCACGGAGCTGAACGTCGCCTACGGCGGAACCACCACCCAGACCAACTCAAACGGTCTCGACGGCGTCAACATGGTGACCTTCGTCGACGGGGCCTATCCCTTCTCCAGCCTCGTGCTGGCGGTGGGGCTGTCCACCAGCTTCGAGAGCGACACGCTCATCGCAGGCCGCGTCTATCGCAAGGGCGAGATCTTCGACGCGGACATGGTGTTTAACCCCAGCAAGACCTACAAGGTGGGCGGCAGCGGTCCGGGCAGCGACATCCAGGGTATCGCCGTACACGAGGTCGGGCACATGCTCGGTATCTCGCACACCGTCAAGCGGTCGGCGACGATGCACTACGTGCTGCCGGGCGGCCTCGCGGCGCGAAGCCTCGATACCGACGATGAGCTGGTCTACTTCAAGGCCTACGGCGACTCGCTGACCCTCGCGGAGTCCAACCGCATCAGCGGAATCGTCACCAACGGCAGCACGTCTCTGCCCGTCGGCGGCGCCATCGTCTTCCTGATCGACGCGGCCACCAGCGACACCACCGGCTGCGAGTTCACCCTGGGTGACGGCAGCTTCACCTTCCCGGGCATCGCGGACGGCGACTACTACGTCTCCATCCACCCGCTCAACGGCACCGCGCCCATCAACTATATAGAGGCGGGGAACATCAACACGCTCGTCGAGGACATCGTCGACGACAACTTCAACCCCGAGTGGTACGACGCGGCCGAATCCAACAGCGACGATCCCAACGACCGCGTGGCCATCACCGTGGGCATCTCCAGCCCGGCCACCGACATTGCCATCGTCACCAACATCGACGCCACCGGACCTGCCGTGCTGTCCACGGCACCCGGCGCGGGTGCCAGCGGTGTCGCCATTGACGGTGCCTACGTGGTGGAGTTCTCCGAGCCGGTTGCCATCGGCACCATCGTGCCGTCGTTCTCATTCCGCGACGACGCCACCATGACCGCGCGGGCCGGTAACATCGCCGTCATTCGCGACGACTCGGTGCTGGTCTTCACGCCGTCGCCGGCGCTGGAGTATTCCACCGCCTACACGCTCACCATCGACACCGACCTCACCGACAAGTTCGGCAACCACCTCGAGAGCGACTTCACGCTCTCCATCACCACCGAACCCGAGCCGCCGCTGGCGCTCACCAGCCTTGCGCCCACCAAGGGCGTTATCGGGACCACGCTGGTCATCAACGGCCGCGGTTTCAAACGGGTTCCGGCCGACCCGACGGTCACCGTGGGTGGCGCTGCCGCCACCATCAAGTCGGTCAAGCCCAACCAGGTGGTGGTGACGGTGCCGGCCGGCGCGGCGACGGGACCGGTGCTGGTGGTCAACGCAGATCTGACGACCAGCAACCCGCTCACCTTCACCGTCCTCACCGCCAACGAAGTGGCGCGCGGCTACGAGTCCGGCCAGGTGCTCTTCTCGCACGCGCCAACCTCGGTAGCACTGACACCGGGTGGGGAGTACGCATACGTCGGCACGTCGCTGGGTGCGGAGGCCGTCATCGTGAGCCCGAGTGTTTCCGGCTACCTGACCAGTACGTTCATTCCGTACCCGTCGGGCCTGGATGACATCGCGGTCAACGCGGAGGGCACGCGCGCCTACGCCATCAGCAAGGCATCGGGCGAGCTGGTGGAGATCATGGCCGATCCCAGCACCGGCCCCGTGTTCAACACGGTGCTGGCGTCGCACGCACTCGGCGCCGGTCCGCGCGGGCTGGTCGCCGAGCCCAGCGGTGACCGCGCCTACGTGGCCACCGACGAGTCCGAGATCCAGGTGTGGGACACGCGCCTGGGAAGTCCCACCTACCAGCAGCAGGTGGGTGTGCTGCCCGCACCCGGCGGTGCATCGGTGGGCGGCGCCATGGCGGTAACGCCCGCCGGCGATCGGCTGCTGGCGGCCACCGACGCCGGTGATCTGCTCTTCTTCGACCTCGACGGCGACTCGTTGCTCACGCAGATCCCGGTGGGCGCGGACCCGCGCGGGATCAGCGTCGACCCGCAGGGCGAGCGCGCGTACGTCAGCCATCTGGGCGGCGACATTTCCATCGTCAACATCCAGGGCACGCCGTTCCAGGTGCAGGACGTGGCCACCGGCGGATCCCTGCGCGGACTGGCCATCACGCCGGCGGCGCAGTACCTGTACGTGACCGACCGCGAGCTCGACAACGTGAAGATCGTCGACCTGGTGGAGTCGAGCAGCACGTTCCGCACCGTGGTCGAAGACATCGAAACCCCCATCAACCCGGTCGATATCGCGATTTCTCCGGAGGGCCTGTACGCGTTTTCCGCGTTGCAGGGTGGCGGCGCGCTGTCACCGCGCCTGCTGGTCACCACCATCGGCGTGGGTCCGGTGCTGCAGAGTGTCTATCCCACCGCCGCTCCCGCGGGCGGTCAGGTGGTGTTTTCGGGTCTCGAGTTCGGCGACCCGCAGGACTTCGATGAGGCGTCGGTCAGTTTCAATGGCACCATCGTCGCGGCAGAGCACCACGAGTTCGACAAGATCATCGCGCGGGTTCCGGTTGGCGCCAGCAGCGGTCCGGTGCAGGTGATCGTCCGGCTGTCGGGCACCACGGTGGACCAGACCTCGAATTCGCGTTCGTTCCAGGTGCTGCTTGCCAACGCGGGCTCCGGTACGCCGCGCTTCGCGGGCGCCATGGCGGGCCCGCCCCCGGGTACCAACGATGCGCTGGCCATGAGTCCCAACGGCGAGTACCTGCTGGTGGGCAGCGACGACGGGAGCATTTCACAGTACGACGTCCGTCCCGGCAGCCCGTCCTACAACCAGGAGATCAACCGCTACCGTCCGCTGGGTGACGCGGTGGATGACATGGCGATCACCGCCGACGGCAAGACGACCTTCGCGCTCACGCAGAACGACGGGCCGCTGGGGCGCTTCGTTCCCATCATCGACACGGACCCCAGCAGCCCCGGCTGGGGCAAGCTGCGCGGGTACGTGGGCTCGCCGGGGATATTTGCGTTCAGCTATATCTCCCACGTGGAGACGAGTCCGGACAACCGCTGGGTGCTGGTGGCGGACGGCGGGCGCGACCAGGTCTACATCCTCGACGCGGCCGGTGTCAGCGACGGCGCGGGTGTCACCGTGGTCGATTCCATATCGACGGCTCCCGGTTTGATCTTCGACCTTGAGTTCCATCCCTCGGGGCTGGTGGCCTACATTGCGTTGCGCAATCCCAACAACATCTTCGTCGTCGACATGGACAAGCAGAGCCAGACGTTCGGTGTCGTCGCCTCGCTGATCAGCGTTCCCGGTACGCCTCCGCAGGAGACGCCCTTCTGCATCGACCTTACCCCGGACGGTAACCGCCTGCAGATCCTGACCTATCAACTGGACGGCGCGCCGGTCACGCGCTCGATCTTCGACTACACGGTGACGAACAACGGACTCACCAACACGTTGCAGAGTCAGTTCGTGCTGGAGACGGGCGCGGGTGGTCCCGGAGGCGCCTACCAGGAACGGATGCGCATCTCGCCGCAGGGCAACCGCGCCATCCGCGTATCCAAGGGGCTGGCGGCGTTACAGTACTACGATCCGGCCACGGCCGACGTATACACCAGCCACGGCGGCGTCTTTGAGACGTTGACCCCGAACGAATTCGAGTACACGCCGGACGGCACCCGCCTCTACTACGCGAGCACGTTCCACGACAGCGTGCGCGTGTACGACTTCTACGGCGGCTTCACCAGCGTCTACTACCTGGCGGTGGCTTCGGGGAACAGCCAGACCGGCGTCATCAACCGGGTGCTGCCCGCGCCGATCCGCGCGACGACGTACGGAGAGGGCCCGTCGCTGCCCGGCCTCACCATCACCTTCCGCGCCGGACCCGGTAACGGCCTGTTCGTTACGCCCGACGGGCTGGTGGACGAGATCAACGTTGCCACCGATGCGGCCGGCCTGGCCGAGGTGCAGTGGCAACTGGGGCCCAACGTGGGCACGCAGACCATCCAGGTGATTGCCGAGGGCATCGATCAATCGCCGCGTACGGTGAGCGCAACCGCAACAGTGGATCCGGCAACCCTGCCGCTGGCGCTGGCTGAGGTGTTGCCGCTCAACCTGTCCAGCAACGTCAGCACCACCACCGCGGTGCTCGCCACCTTCAGCCGCGCGGTCGATCCGGCGACGATCGGCGCATCCTCGCTGTTCGTGCGCCTCGCGGCCGACGCCACCCTCATTCCGGTGACCTACGGCTTCACCGACGGCAACCGCAAGGTTTCGCTCACACCCGGCGCGCCGCTCGGGTATTCGACGCAGTACGAGGTGGTCTACACGAGTGACATCGAGGATTCGGCCACCGATCCGCTTACCAACCCGGGGCAGTCGGCGTTCACCACCCGGGCCAGGCCCCCGGTGGCGCTGGCGTCGGTTTCTCCGCCCAGCGCGCTGCGCGGCGTGACCCTGGTGCTTTCGGGAACCAGCTTCGACCCGGTGCCCGCCAACAACACGGTGCTCTTCAACGGTGTGGCGGCAACGCCGACCAGCGCCACCACATCGCGCCTGACGGTGGTGGTCCCGCTTGCCGCCACGACCGGCACCATCCAGGTGCAGGTGGGTGCGGAAACCTCCAACAGCAAACCCTTCACGGTGCTGCAGCCCAACACCTCGCCCATCGACGAGGTGATCGCCAACATCGGCACGGGTGCGGGTGCCAAGAGCTGCGCGGTGACGCCCGACGGCCTGCTGGTCTACACGGTGAGCCCGGAGGGTGACGTCGTCATCCCGGTGGACGTCAACGGGCTCTCGACCTACCCGTCGATCCCGGTGGGCGACCAGCCGATTGCGATCATCATTCACCCGGAGGGGACGTTTGCCTACGTGGCGAACTTCAACTCGGGGACGGTGTCGGTCATCGGCGTCGATCCGTCGAATGTATCCACGTTCAATACAGTGGTGGCCACCATCGCCGTCGGCACCAACCCCATCGACCTTGCCATCTTCCCGGACGGCGACCGCCTGCTGGTGGCCAACGCCGGTTCGAGCAGCGTGAGCGTCATCGATACTGACGACTCGAGTTCGCTGCACCACCAGGTGCTGTCCACGGTTCCGGCCGGAGCGGGCGCCAAGAGCCTCGCCGTGTCGCCGGACGGTGCGCGCATCTACGTGGGCAACGACACCGGTTTCGTGGTGCTCGATGCCAGCGGCTATACCGTGTTGACCTCGGTTCCGGCCGGTGCCGGTGCCAAGAGCATGGCGGTGTCGCCGGACGGCGCGCTCTTGTTCATCCTGACCGACAGCGGTTCCATCCTGGTGGTGGATGTGTTTCCGGGCAGCACCTCCGAAAACGAGGTGCTCGCCACCGTGCCCGCGGGTACGGGTGGAAAGAGCCTCGCCATCTCCGCGGATGGAACGCTGCTGTACGTGATCCAGGAGAACAGCGACGAGGTGCTGGTCTTCACCATCGAGTCGGTGGGAGGTGTCTCGGCCATCGAGCCGGGCAGCGCCGCCCCGGGCTTCAGCGTGACGCTCTCGCTGGTGGATACCATCGATACCGGTTCGGGTCCCGCGGACATCGCGGTCGACCCCACCGGCAGCGGACTGCTGTTCATCACCAACCCCGGCGCCAAGACGCTGTCCATCGTGAACGGCTCGGACGTCCCGCTGGGACAGGTGGCGGCCGAGGTGCACGTGGACAACCTGGCGGAGGACGTGGCCGCGGACGGGTTCTACGTGACCGGCCGCGTGGAGCTGCCGGCGCCGTTCCTGGCGCAGAACATCGACCTGGCGTCGGTGCGGTTGGCGACGACGGTGCCGTACGTGCCGGGCAGCGAATCGATCGTCGACGAGGACAACGACGGGATCGACGAGCTGCGGGTGAAGTTCCTGCGTCACCAGTACCAGGCGGCGGTTCCGCAGAGTTACCACACCGCGGTGGAGATTTCGGGCGAGGTGCCGCCGCGGACCTTTGCCGGTGATGACACCATCCGCACGATACGCCCGGTGATTCTGCGCCCGGAGGCGGGTGACTTCCTGCCGTCGAACGACTGGCGCCTGATTGTGTGGGCGAGTCCGCTGGAGACGATCCTGCACCGCGCCGACGTGCACGTCTCCGTGGACGACGGCCAGACGTGGAAAGAAGTGGCGCACCAGATTCCCAACATCGGCCTGGCACTGTGGAAGACGCCGGCGGACTACCACGAGAAGTGCTGGATCCTGGTGAGCCTGTACAAGCACCACCATTGGCCGCACGCGCCGGGTGACCGGTTTGTGAACGGTGACGACGGTGACGGTCACGACCACTTCTGCGGGGACGAGGAGCTGTACGTGCAGGGGATCAATGACGCGCCCTTCACCGTTGGCAGCACCGTTCCCACACGCCTGAAGACCTTCGACATTACCATGGAGGACGGCGCGGCGGTGCTGCGCTGGGAGACGGGTGTTGAGATCGGGATGGATGGCTTCGCCGTGGTTCGTTCCGAGAGCGAGCTGGGCGTGTACCGGGAAATGACGACGGAGACGATTCGCGCCAGCGGGCAGGCCACCGGCGGCCGCTACGAGTTCCGCGACGAGAGCGTCACCGCCAACCGCACCTACTGGTACAAGCTGCAGGAGATCACGCCCGATGGCATGGGCGCGGAGTTTGGACCGTACTCGGTGGTGTACAAGCTGAGCTACGGACTGGAGCAGAACATGCCCAATCCGTTCAACCCCACCACGACCATCAAGTACGCGTTGGCGCAGGATGGCCCGGTGAGTCTCACCATCTACGACGTCCGCGGCGCGCGGGTGCGCGAGCTGGTGAACGAGCGCCAGCGTGCGGACGTGTACAAGGTGGTGTGGGACGGGACGAATGACCGCGGGCAGCACGTTTCGAGCGGCATGTACTTCTACCGTCTCTCCGCGGGCAAGTTCACG